From Jeotgalibacillus haloalkalitolerans:
CCATTTTGATATTCAGCTTTTACAACTTTCGCATTTAATCTGATATTTAATTCCTTGCCGATCTCATTTTCCATGAAGCGTGCAATATCCCGGTCTTCTTTAGAGAACAGCTTATCTGCACCTTCAAAAACAGTAACTTCAGATCCAAGTCGCGAAAATGCCTGTGCCATCTCAAGACCAACTGTACCTCCACCAATTACGCCAAGCTTGGCGGGAAGGGAAGAAAGATCAAAAATGGATTCATTTGTAACATAAGGAATCGTTTCAATCCCGTCTATAGGGGGAACGACAGGCTTGGAACCTGTAGCGATCACTACTTTATCTGCGTAAATTGATGTGCCTTCACCAATGTTAATGATGTGATCCGATTCAAATGAGGCCTCTCCGAAATAAACATCTGCTCCCATATCAGTAAACCTGTCACTGCTGTCATGTGACTGAATTGTATTTCTGGCCTGATTAATTCTTTCTTTCACTTTCGCAAAGCTCATTTCACCATTAATTGTTAACCCGAGAAATTCAGCAGCCTCGTGCATATCATGAGACATATTTGCTGTTTTTATCAACGCTTTGGATGGAACGCAGCCAAAGTGCAGACAATCTCCTCCAAGTGAGTCACGTTTTTCAATCAAAGCAACCTTTGCTCCAAGTGATGCCATACCCGAAGCGGCTGTCATACCTGCTGAACCGCCGCCGATAATTGCTACCTGATAACGTTCCATTAAATCTCCTCCATATACAATTCACGGATTGTTTTCATCCGTTTCTTATTTACACCAAAGTCAGAATACCCTGTTCGGGAAGCTGAGCGGTAATGAATCACATTTTCTTCATCGGAAAATAAAAAATCAATGTCATCTTTAAATTTAAAGAATGATGAAGTCTCAATGGCATAGATCATTGAGTCATTCTCATTTTTTATTACGACTTTTTCCATTGATTCAAGAATGGATTTGAGCCGCTTTTTTGATTCCTCTTTCGATCCTCTGTATGGAAGAGGATCAAGTTTTTTATCCGCATCCTCTGTCTGTGTTGAAACATTGTTTGGCTTATCAGCCAGTGGCAGCAGTTTACCATTTTCTAATCTGTCATTTAAATTCACAATCGTCACTCCTTTAAATTTTCGGTTCGCCCAGAAAGAAATATCCTCTCTGGTGTACAACAGGTAAATCATATAAAGAAAAGGCAGCACCAGTAAGCTGTCTGGGGATAAAAAAATGAAGGGTTTGTTTCCTACCTTCACTGAAAATGTCGAATGAATAGGTTAAATCCCCGATAAAGCCTCTTTTAGGTACGTGCTCAATTTCTACAACATAGTGAGGTTTCAATTCCCCAAGCTCTCTTGTTTCCTCAGCTGACATCGGCTGATGATATGCTTTAATCTGCCCGGAAACCGTATAAGTAAGCTGATCAATTGTAATATCAGACTGGTTTATAAAACACACGCTGTAATGATAGCCTTCAAATTCGTTAGGACGCGTGTCGAGTACAGCTAAAAACCATGGTTTTTCGATCATATCAGTGCCTCCTATACGCAGATTCCATCTAACCTGCTATACCCTGTCCGTATAAAACAAAAACAGCACATATGAAAATGTGCTGTTTTTGTTAAGTTAAGTATTCATAATAGGAAACGAAAATCGCTGCTAAAGATAAAGCTGTGTAGGCAATACTTGTACCTTCAATCAGTTTGGGATGTAAATACTTTTTCTGATCCTCTAACTGTACAGTCGTTAATGAAGATTGAACAGGCTGCCGGTTTGCTTTTGCGTAATTACCCGGAGCAGTAAAGAAGCGGATGGCTACAATACTCGCAATCCCGGCAAAAAAGGAAACTTCAATAAAACCGGCACTCAAGATCAGCATGAGTAAAACATTAAAAATGGTGATTGTAAGTGCCGTAACTGCAAAATTTAAAAATTTTATCAATACTTTCACTCCCAGAAGAATCT
This genomic window contains:
- a CDS encoding DUF1499 domain-containing protein gives rise to the protein MNLNDRLENGKLLPLADKPNNVSTQTEDADKKLDPLPYRGSKEESKKRLKSILESMEKVVIKNENDSMIYAIETSSFFKFKDDIDFLFSDEENVIHYRSASRTGYSDFGVNKKRMKTIRELYMEEI